The Streptomyces phaeolivaceus genome has a window encoding:
- a CDS encoding DoxX family protein, which translates to MDTVWLGGAEWLAVLRIGLGVWWLESWRHKDKKAWFREGAGIAWAAGVAEKHRWAAVRSGFDVVVRPRPKVMAHVVVYAELALGLGLILGVLTPIALVGGLVLNLLYLVLMIHDWAEQGQNSMMALISVVALFGMSWQTWSVDSALGLF; encoded by the coding sequence ATGGACACGGTCTGGCTCGGTGGTGCCGAATGGCTGGCCGTTCTGCGGATCGGGCTCGGGGTGTGGTGGCTGGAGAGTTGGCGGCACAAGGACAAGAAGGCCTGGTTCCGGGAGGGGGCCGGGATCGCCTGGGCGGCGGGGGTGGCGGAGAAGCACCGGTGGGCAGCGGTGCGGAGCGGGTTCGACGTCGTCGTCCGGCCCCGGCCGAAGGTCATGGCCCATGTCGTCGTGTACGCCGAACTCGCCCTCGGGCTGGGCCTGATACTCGGCGTGCTGACACCGATCGCGCTCGTGGGCGGCCTGGTCCTCAACCTGCTCTATCTCGTCCTGATGATCCACGACTGGGCCGAGCAGGGGCAGAACTCGATGATGGCGCTGATCTCGGTGGTCGCGCTGTTCGGGATGTCCTGGCAGACCTGGTCCGTCGACAGCGCGCTGGGGCTGTTCTGA
- a CDS encoding NACHT domain-containing protein — protein sequence MSTVRHPSRAHLVAVTTVDDEVRGSGYLLGSRLVLTAGHVVTAVGGGEMRVCRMQTLRGASARVLRTEGDVALLLLAEELADPGELGDVEISTLAADARFEDCAALGLPAVMTRVAAGVTLLEPSFHIASNSAESHGYLSLELVGHPPEGAAPWSGMSGAPVFHAGRWLVGVVLRDSAGWGHARLEAAPLGAFFEAVPELDALFGVAQPVPRQELQQALRQVAPLVTESDARDAVFLDAYRREVVRRYGHIQLFGLGLRGLDDEIGIEHAYVSLRAGLPAPGWLSSGSTTPDQARPVEHLIPKNTRLLLRGDPGAGKSTLLEWLAVSMARGSCRGPLRSFNHRVPFLLRLRDMYAPRWKKVEGLDGIPPEPERFLDFNRMAVGFVPPDGWARRMLAQERALLLVDGLDEVLESHRDGVIDWISRLLRDHPQLHIIVTGRPEAVRDWPPPQRLGFAELKLLELNGPQRAELIRKWHEAAAVGVRSARFGDEERERRISRLTDLETALVRHIDGSGDLAVLAATPLLCAVLCKLHEVHGARLPRFRQELYARTINMMLGLRDEEREVPDPLPHLDVDQRRAILSWIAGYLTTEGEREITLQRFDEKVEERLRSLGRDADTYTAEEIREALRKRSGLLVAPSEDSLRFSHRTFQDYLAATDMVAKRAFGQLAGHAGDETWGDVLRFAMSQCNLADTGEFVAQFRRKLRLVTDRKLRTRMRLAAGQCIPYAVQMAERDRRTLASGVAKVFCAVAKRDFVSHVWLQQVAEAGPDLLSVLERDYNWDSGFLAVAGVNLAGVVGGPEAIRFLARIPGGQKRQALSHLLVQEWTNIPGAEYANEVLAGLRVSVLRIDAAEQLDYGQALGRVNTLMIRTAAPIDAVAAFADEHSVQALVLSAAPQGGASLAVLTTLSALSALAVGTTVLGAVSSYFEDPSFHELARSHNEVRCTTPALPNVIDLTLSAMPDNWSLGAAGWTRLTHLGLVGGAAACGMTELGDLPALTHLFVASAHEYAIPRQLAHPGVTHVGVVSVGESWELDLAHLSTAFPSLAELTVNASVDSRQIIDLTHLDSIPRLKVRLFGFEPGDDRLRGVDAFPVDRISWT from the coding sequence GTGAGCACCGTCCGTCATCCCAGCCGCGCGCATCTGGTTGCCGTCACGACGGTGGACGACGAGGTGCGGGGCAGCGGCTATCTGCTCGGCAGTCGGCTCGTGCTGACCGCCGGCCATGTGGTGACGGCTGTCGGCGGCGGGGAGATGCGGGTCTGCCGCATGCAGACGCTGCGTGGTGCGTCGGCCAGGGTCCTGCGGACCGAGGGGGACGTCGCCCTTTTGCTGCTGGCCGAAGAACTCGCCGACCCCGGCGAGCTGGGCGACGTGGAGATAAGCACCCTGGCGGCCGACGCCCGCTTCGAGGACTGCGCTGCGCTCGGGCTGCCCGCCGTGATGACGAGGGTCGCGGCGGGCGTGACACTGCTGGAGCCGTCGTTCCACATCGCGTCCAACAGCGCCGAGAGCCACGGATACCTGTCGCTCGAACTCGTCGGCCATCCCCCCGAGGGAGCGGCGCCCTGGAGCGGGATGTCGGGGGCGCCGGTGTTCCACGCCGGGCGGTGGCTGGTGGGGGTCGTACTGCGGGACTCCGCCGGGTGGGGGCACGCACGGTTGGAGGCCGCGCCGCTCGGCGCCTTCTTCGAGGCGGTGCCCGAACTCGACGCGCTGTTCGGGGTCGCGCAGCCGGTCCCGCGGCAGGAGTTACAGCAGGCACTCCGGCAGGTCGCCCCGCTGGTCACCGAGTCGGACGCCCGTGACGCCGTGTTCCTGGACGCGTACCGCAGGGAGGTCGTCCGGCGATATGGGCACATCCAGCTGTTCGGGCTCGGACTGCGCGGGCTCGACGACGAGATCGGTATCGAGCATGCCTACGTCAGTCTGCGGGCCGGGCTGCCCGCGCCGGGTTGGCTCTCCTCGGGAAGCACGACCCCCGACCAGGCACGCCCCGTCGAGCATCTGATTCCGAAGAACACCCGGCTGTTGCTCAGAGGCGACCCCGGTGCCGGCAAGTCCACGCTGCTCGAATGGCTGGCCGTCTCCATGGCGCGCGGCTCCTGTCGGGGCCCGCTGCGGTCGTTCAACCACCGAGTTCCCTTTCTGCTGCGGCTGCGCGACATGTACGCGCCGCGTTGGAAGAAGGTCGAGGGCCTGGACGGGATCCCCCCGGAGCCCGAACGGTTCCTCGACTTCAACCGCATGGCGGTCGGTTTCGTACCACCCGACGGCTGGGCCCGCCGCATGCTCGCCCAGGAGCGGGCGCTGCTCCTCGTCGACGGTTTGGACGAGGTGTTGGAGTCGCACCGGGACGGCGTCATCGACTGGATCAGCCGCCTCCTGCGGGACCACCCACAGTTGCACATCATCGTCACCGGGCGCCCCGAGGCCGTACGTGACTGGCCGCCACCGCAGCGCCTAGGGTTCGCCGAGCTCAAACTGCTGGAACTGAACGGGCCGCAACGGGCCGAGCTGATCCGTAAGTGGCACGAGGCGGCCGCGGTCGGCGTCCGTTCCGCCCGCTTCGGCGACGAGGAGCGCGAGCGCCGGATCAGCCGACTGACTGATCTGGAAACCGCCCTTGTCCGGCACATCGACGGTTCCGGCGACCTTGCCGTGCTCGCCGCGACGCCGCTGCTGTGTGCCGTGCTGTGCAAGCTGCATGAGGTGCACGGCGCCCGACTCCCCCGTTTCCGGCAGGAGTTGTATGCACGCACCATCAATATGATGCTCGGACTGCGCGACGAGGAACGGGAAGTTCCCGACCCGCTGCCCCACCTTGACGTGGACCAGCGGCGGGCGATCCTGTCCTGGATCGCCGGGTACCTCACGACCGAGGGCGAACGGGAGATCACCCTCCAGCGCTTCGACGAGAAGGTGGAGGAACGGCTCCGCAGCCTCGGCCGCGACGCCGACACCTACACCGCCGAGGAGATACGCGAGGCCCTGCGGAAGCGGAGCGGTCTGCTCGTCGCGCCGAGCGAGGACAGCCTCCGTTTCAGCCACCGCACATTTCAGGACTACCTGGCCGCCACGGATATGGTCGCCAAGCGCGCCTTCGGGCAACTGGCTGGTCACGCGGGGGACGAGACCTGGGGCGATGTCCTGCGGTTCGCCATGAGTCAGTGCAATCTGGCGGACACGGGGGAGTTCGTCGCGCAGTTCCGGCGCAAGCTGCGGCTGGTGACGGACCGGAAGCTGCGGACGCGTATGCGGTTGGCGGCGGGGCAGTGCATTCCGTATGCGGTGCAGATGGCGGAGAGGGATCGCAGGACGCTGGCCTCGGGGGTGGCGAAGGTCTTCTGTGCGGTCGCGAAGAGGGATTTCGTCAGCCATGTCTGGTTGCAGCAGGTTGCGGAGGCAGGGCCCGATCTTCTGTCGGTTCTCGAGCGGGACTACAACTGGGACAGTGGCTTCCTCGCCGTGGCCGGGGTCAACTTGGCGGGCGTGGTCGGCGGTCCCGAAGCCATCCGATTTCTCGCGCGGATTCCGGGCGGGCAGAAGCGCCAGGCACTGTCGCATCTGCTCGTGCAGGAGTGGACGAACATTCCTGGTGCGGAGTACGCCAATGAGGTGCTCGCGGGACTGCGAGTGAGCGTCCTGCGCATCGACGCGGCTGAACAACTTGACTACGGACAGGCCCTCGGCCGGGTGAACACGCTCATGATCCGCACGGCGGCACCCATCGACGCGGTCGCTGCCTTCGCCGATGAACACTCGGTACAGGCTCTCGTCCTGAGTGCTGCTCCGCAGGGTGGAGCCTCCCTCGCCGTTCTCACCACCCTCAGTGCACTGTCCGCCCTTGCTGTTGGGACCACTGTCCTGGGCGCGGTCAGCTCCTACTTCGAAGACCCGTCGTTCCATGAATTGGCGCGGAGTCACAACGAAGTCCGTTGCACAACACCCGCGTTGCCAAATGTGATCGACCTCACTCTCTCTGCTATGCCGGACAACTGGTCGTTAGGGGCAGCGGGTTGGACGCGTCTCACTCACCTGGGTCTCGTCGGCGGGGCGGCGGCGTGCGGGATGACCGAACTCGGCGATCTTCCTGCCCTGACCCACTTGTTCGTCGCGTCGGCGCACGAGTACGCGATACCCCGGCAACTCGCCCACCCCGGTGTGACACATGTGGGGGTAGTCAGTGTCGGTGAATCCTGGGAGTTGGACTTGGCCCACCTGTCGACCGCTTTTCCTTCGCTGGCCGAACTCACCGTCAACGCGTCCGTGGACAGCCGCCAGATCATCGACCTGACACACCTCGATTCCATACCGCGACTCAAGGTCCGCCTCTTCGGCTTCGAACCCGGCGACGACCGCCTCCGCGGCGTCGACGCTTTCCCGGTGGACCGCATCAGTTGGACGTAG
- a CDS encoding trypco2 family protein produces MRHTSDDDGLGSDHVPIDLVSAVKALRAQITEAAATDPESDIRFQVGPIELEFTVALTRDRSVKGGVKAWVVTADAEGKRSTAHTHRVTLNLTPISAATGESPEINNSDSGHRIVR; encoded by the coding sequence ATGAGGCACACTTCGGACGACGACGGCCTCGGCTCTGACCATGTGCCGATCGATCTGGTCTCGGCCGTCAAAGCCCTTCGTGCGCAGATCACCGAGGCCGCCGCGACCGACCCCGAGTCGGATATCCGGTTCCAGGTGGGGCCGATCGAGCTGGAGTTCACCGTGGCCCTCACCCGTGACCGGAGTGTCAAGGGTGGCGTGAAGGCGTGGGTCGTCACGGCCGACGCCGAGGGCAAGCGGTCCACGGCGCACACGCACCGGGTGACGCTCAACCTGACGCCGATCTCGGCGGCCACCGGGGAGAGCCCCGAGATCAATAACTCCGACTCCGGCCACCGCATCGTCCGGTGA
- a CDS encoding flavin-containing monooxygenase: MADSRASAGSTTPAPSDHPVYVIGGGPGGLAVAYALRAQGVRAVVLEKADGVGASWRRHYDRLHLHTTRRLSGLPGLPMPRRFGRWVSRDNVVRYLEKYAEVHELEIVTGVEVSRVERGADGTGWLLRATGGRELTGSAVVVATGYNHTPHIPDWPGRDSYTGGLVHASEYRNPEPYAGRDVLVVGIGNTGAEIAVDLVEGGARRVRLAVRTAPHIVRRSTAGWAAQYTGVLVRRLPVAVVDRLARPMAKLSVPDLSEHGLSRPDTGLYSRVNEGSIPVQDVGLIDAVRKGKVEIVGPVEGFQDGKVALGDGGRIETDAVIAATGYRRALEGLVGHLDVLDGRGKPVVHGARSPQNAPGLYFTGFTNPISGMFRELALDAEKIAKAVARTGGVATRDAVTVRIRTTP, from the coding sequence ATGGCCGACTCCAGAGCATCCGCGGGATCCACCACCCCTGCCCCCTCCGACCACCCCGTCTACGTGATCGGCGGCGGCCCCGGCGGGCTGGCCGTCGCGTACGCGTTGCGGGCCCAGGGGGTACGGGCCGTGGTGCTGGAGAAGGCGGACGGGGTCGGGGCGTCCTGGCGGCGGCACTACGACCGGCTGCACCTGCACACGACCCGGCGGCTGTCGGGCCTGCCCGGTCTGCCCATGCCGCGCCGCTTCGGCCGGTGGGTGTCGCGGGACAACGTGGTGCGCTATCTGGAGAAGTACGCCGAGGTGCACGAGCTGGAGATCGTGACCGGCGTCGAGGTCTCCCGGGTCGAGCGCGGCGCCGACGGCACCGGCTGGCTGCTGCGCGCCACCGGCGGCCGTGAGCTGACCGGCAGCGCGGTCGTCGTCGCCACCGGCTACAACCACACGCCCCACATCCCCGACTGGCCCGGCCGGGACTCCTACACCGGCGGTCTCGTGCACGCCTCCGAGTACCGCAACCCCGAGCCCTACGCCGGCCGTGACGTCCTCGTCGTCGGCATCGGCAACACCGGCGCCGAGATAGCCGTCGACCTCGTCGAGGGCGGCGCCCGGCGCGTCCGGCTCGCGGTGCGGACGGCCCCGCACATCGTGCGCCGGTCGACCGCCGGTTGGGCCGCCCAGTACACGGGCGTCCTCGTACGACGGCTGCCCGTCGCCGTCGTGGACCGGCTCGCCAGACCGATGGCGAAGCTCAGCGTGCCGGACCTGTCCGAGCACGGCCTGTCCCGCCCCGACACCGGCCTCTACTCCCGGGTGAACGAGGGCTCCATCCCCGTGCAGGACGTCGGCCTCATCGACGCCGTACGGAAGGGGAAGGTCGAGATCGTCGGCCCGGTCGAGGGCTTCCAGGACGGCAAGGTCGCCCTCGGCGACGGCGGCCGGATCGAGACGGACGCCGTGATCGCCGCCACCGGCTACCGGCGCGCCCTGGAGGGGCTCGTCGGCCATCTCGACGTCCTCGACGGACGCGGCAAGCCGGTCGTGCACGGCGCCCGCTCCCCCCAGAACGCCCCGGGCCTCTACTTCACCGGCTTCACCAACCCCATCAGCGGCATGTTCCGTGAACTCGCCCTGGACGCCGAGAAGATCGCCAAGGCCGTCGCGAGAACGGGCGGCGTCGCCACCCGCGACGCGGTCACCGTCCGCATCCGCACCACCCCCTGA
- a CDS encoding acetate--CoA ligase family protein — MLGSTHGTLTTDSRRARTVACGEHPAQVVHGRPAEVGDLDVSGRPLHAEVPDLDRFFRPESVAVVGASDAEGRPNTGITRQLLAWSERVGARLHPVHPTRESVFGIPCAPSVAALPGQVDLAVLLVSDPLPVIDELAAAKVRFAVAFASGFAETGAEGAAAQERLAAAVARADGLRLLGPNTNLNAFERFREDLDGPAIALITQSGHQGRPVFSLQELGIRLSHWAPTGNEADLETADFISYFAERPEVGAIAAYVEGLKDGRAFLLAADRAARRGVPVVAVKVGRTETGARTAASHTGKLTGADAVVDAAMRQYGVIRVDGLDELQDTATLLARARRPRTPGTTGTTGMIGTTGTTVPGSAADPLPEGVVVYSISGGTGAHFADLATEAGLPLPTLSEAKQAELHQWIPDYLSVANPVDNGGHPVGDRRGPRILDAILDDPAVGVLICPITGPFPPMSDKLAQDLVAAAERTDKLVCVVWGSPVGTEAAYRETLLGSSRVTTFRTFANCITAVRAHLDHTRFTSAYRSPFDEAPRSPSPSFRKAKALMRPGQQLSEHAAKQLLRAYGIRVPREQLVTSAAAAVRAAGLVGYPVVMKASGARIAHKTELGLVKIGLTSASQIRDAYRELTDIARYEDVSLDGVLVCQMVERGVEMVVGVTHDDLFGPTVTVGLGGVLVEVLRDSAVRVPPFAEDQAHAMLAELRGRALLDGVRGAPPADVDALVEVVLRVQRMALELGDDIAELDINPLMVLPRGQGAVALDALAVCR, encoded by the coding sequence ATGCTTGGATCAACCCACGGCACCCTCACCACCGACTCCCGCCGGGCCCGGACCGTCGCGTGCGGCGAGCACCCCGCGCAGGTCGTGCACGGCAGGCCCGCCGAGGTCGGCGACCTGGACGTCAGCGGGCGCCCGCTGCATGCCGAGGTCCCCGATCTGGACCGATTCTTCCGGCCGGAATCCGTCGCCGTCGTCGGCGCCTCGGACGCGGAGGGCCGGCCGAACACCGGGATCACCCGGCAGCTGCTCGCCTGGTCCGAGCGGGTCGGCGCCCGGCTCCACCCCGTGCACCCCACCCGCGAGTCGGTCTTCGGCATCCCCTGCGCCCCTTCCGTGGCCGCCCTGCCCGGACAGGTCGACCTCGCCGTCCTGCTCGTCTCCGACCCCCTCCCCGTGATCGACGAACTGGCCGCCGCCAAGGTGCGGTTCGCCGTCGCCTTCGCCTCCGGTTTCGCCGAGACCGGCGCGGAGGGCGCCGCCGCGCAGGAACGGCTGGCCGCCGCCGTGGCCCGCGCCGACGGACTGCGCCTGCTCGGCCCCAACACCAACCTCAACGCCTTCGAGCGGTTCAGGGAGGACCTCGACGGTCCGGCCATCGCGCTCATCACCCAGTCCGGCCACCAGGGCCGCCCCGTCTTCTCCCTCCAGGAACTCGGCATCCGCCTCTCCCACTGGGCCCCCACCGGCAACGAGGCCGATCTGGAGACCGCCGACTTCATCTCCTACTTCGCCGAACGCCCCGAGGTCGGCGCCATCGCCGCCTATGTCGAGGGCCTCAAGGACGGCCGCGCCTTCCTCCTGGCCGCCGACCGGGCCGCCCGGCGCGGTGTCCCCGTCGTCGCCGTCAAGGTCGGCCGCACCGAGACCGGGGCCCGCACCGCCGCCTCCCACACCGGCAAGCTGACCGGCGCGGACGCGGTCGTCGACGCGGCGATGCGGCAGTACGGCGTGATCCGCGTCGACGGCCTCGACGAACTCCAGGACACCGCCACCCTGTTGGCGCGGGCACGCCGCCCTCGCACCCCGGGCACGACCGGGACAACGGGCATGATCGGGACCACCGGTACTACCGTCCCGGGCTCAGCCGCCGACCCCCTGCCCGAGGGCGTCGTCGTCTATTCGATCTCGGGCGGCACGGGCGCGCACTTCGCCGACCTGGCCACCGAGGCCGGACTGCCCCTGCCCACCCTCTCCGAGGCCAAGCAGGCCGAGCTGCACCAGTGGATCCCCGACTATCTGAGCGTGGCCAACCCCGTGGACAACGGCGGTCACCCGGTGGGCGACCGGCGCGGCCCCCGCATCCTCGACGCGATCCTCGACGACCCGGCGGTGGGGGTGCTGATCTGTCCCATCACCGGCCCCTTCCCGCCCATGAGCGACAAGCTCGCCCAGGACCTGGTGGCCGCCGCGGAGCGCACGGACAAGCTGGTGTGCGTGGTGTGGGGGTCGCCGGTGGGCACCGAGGCCGCTTACCGCGAGACCCTGCTCGGGTCGTCCCGGGTGACGACCTTCCGTACCTTCGCCAACTGCATCACGGCCGTCCGCGCCCACCTCGACCACACCCGCTTCACCAGCGCCTACCGCTCCCCCTTCGACGAGGCACCCCGCTCCCCCTCGCCCTCCTTCCGCAAGGCCAAGGCGCTGATGCGGCCGGGGCAGCAGCTGAGCGAGCACGCGGCCAAGCAGCTGCTGCGCGCGTACGGGATACGGGTGCCGCGCGAGCAGTTGGTGACCAGCGCGGCGGCGGCCGTCCGCGCGGCGGGCCTCGTCGGCTACCCGGTGGTGATGAAGGCGTCCGGCGCCCGCATCGCCCACAAGACGGAACTCGGCCTGGTGAAGATCGGCCTGACCTCCGCGAGCCAGATCCGGGACGCCTATCGCGAACTCACCGACATCGCCCGCTACGAGGACGTCTCCCTCGACGGGGTGCTGGTGTGCCAGATGGTCGAGCGGGGGGTGGAGATGGTCGTGGGCGTCACCCACGACGACCTCTTCGGGCCCACGGTCACGGTCGGTCTCGGCGGTGTCCTCGTGGAGGTCCTGCGCGACTCCGCCGTACGCGTGCCCCCGTTCGCCGAGGACCAGGCCCACGCCATGCTCGCCGAACTGCGCGGGCGGGCCCTGCTGGACGGGGTGCGCGGGGCTCCCCCGGCCGACGTGGACGCCCTCGTGGAGGTCGTGCTCCGGGTGCAGCGCATGGCGCTCGAACTCGGGGACGACATCGCGGAGCTGGACATCAACCCGCTGATGGTGCTGCCGAGGGGGCAGGGGGCGGTCGCCCTGGACGCGCTGGCGGTGTGCCGCTGA
- a CDS encoding enoyl-CoA hydratase/isomerase family protein yields MILHATDNAVSWITLNRPEAMNAITPDQRERLIGLLSDASADPAVRAVVLTATGRGFCAGADLRGAATVGGARVPGGGERVSGDVARVIRLGAQRLVAAVLDCEKPVIAAVNGTAAGIGAHLALACDLVLAAEGARFIEVFVRRGLVPDGGGAYLLPRLVGPHRAKELMFFGDALSAADAERLGLVNRVVPAEDLEKTAREWAERLAAGPTRALAATKHLVNTSLDTDRATAFAAEAAAQEINMTTADAQEGVASFAERRTPRFEGR; encoded by the coding sequence TTGATACTGCACGCCACTGACAACGCCGTCTCGTGGATCACTCTCAACCGCCCCGAGGCGATGAACGCGATCACCCCCGACCAGCGGGAACGTCTCATCGGCCTCCTCTCCGACGCCTCCGCCGACCCCGCCGTACGCGCCGTCGTCCTCACCGCGACGGGCCGCGGCTTCTGCGCGGGAGCGGACCTGCGGGGCGCGGCGACAGTCGGCGGGGCACGGGTGCCCGGCGGCGGGGAGCGAGTGTCGGGAGACGTGGCGCGCGTCATCCGGCTCGGCGCCCAGCGCCTCGTCGCGGCCGTCCTCGACTGCGAGAAGCCGGTGATCGCGGCGGTCAACGGCACCGCCGCCGGTATCGGCGCGCACCTCGCCCTCGCCTGCGACCTGGTCCTGGCGGCCGAGGGGGCCCGTTTCATCGAGGTGTTCGTACGGCGCGGCCTGGTCCCCGACGGCGGCGGCGCCTATCTCCTCCCCCGCCTCGTCGGCCCCCACCGGGCGAAGGAGCTGATGTTCTTCGGCGACGCCCTGTCCGCCGCCGACGCGGAGCGCCTCGGGCTCGTCAACCGTGTCGTCCCGGCCGAGGACCTGGAGAAGACGGCCCGTGAGTGGGCGGAACGGCTGGCCGCCGGGCCGACCCGCGCCCTGGCGGCTACCAAACACTTGGTCAACACCTCCCTCGACACCGACCGCGCCACCGCGTTCGCCGCCGAGGCCGCCGCCCAGGAGATCAACATGACGACGGCGGACGCCCAGGAGGGCGTGGCGAGCTTCGCGGAACGACGAACCCCACGCTTCGAGGGCCGCTGA
- a CDS encoding flavin reductase family protein, with protein sequence MGHAGMAAAAVRYLRADPARGSRRTTNTPPILDALPRPELRCVGENERAPVEQAEFRRVLGNFATGVTVITAPAPPPLADGRTTDHPADHPADHPAGFACQSFSALSLDPPLVVFMVGRTSTTWPRIARAGVFCVNVLGADQGELCRRFAASGTDKFAGVTHTPAPTTGSPRLTGTTAWIDCTIHAVHTGGDHLIVVGRVESLGTGDEDGTGAGAGAGEGAPLLFHRGRFGGFTTG encoded by the coding sequence ATGGGACACGCGGGAATGGCAGCCGCCGCCGTCCGCTACCTGAGAGCGGACCCGGCCCGCGGGAGCCGTAGGACGACGAACACACCACCAATCCTCGACGCCCTGCCCCGCCCCGAGCTGCGCTGCGTCGGCGAGAACGAACGCGCCCCGGTCGAGCAGGCCGAATTCCGCCGCGTCCTGGGCAACTTCGCGACCGGCGTCACGGTGATCACCGCCCCGGCACCACCCCCGCTGGCCGACGGCCGTACCACCGACCACCCCGCCGACCACCCCGCCGACCACCCCGCCGGCTTCGCCTGCCAGTCCTTCTCCGCGCTCTCCCTCGACCCGCCCCTCGTCGTCTTCATGGTCGGCCGTACGTCGACGACCTGGCCCCGTATCGCGCGCGCGGGCGTCTTCTGTGTGAACGTACTCGGCGCGGACCAGGGCGAGTTGTGCCGTCGCTTCGCGGCGAGCGGCACGGACAAGTTCGCCGGTGTCACCCACACCCCCGCCCCCACCACCGGCTCCCCCCGCCTCACCGGCACCACCGCCTGGATCGACTGCACGATCCACGCCGTCCACACGGGCGGCGACCACCTGATCGTGGTGGGCCGGGTGGAGTCCCTGGGCACGGGCGACGAGGACGGGACCGGGGCCGGGGCCGGGGCCGGGGAGGGCGCGCCGCTGCTGTTCCACCGGGGCCGGTTCGGCGGGTTCACGACCGGCTGA
- a CDS encoding alpha/beta fold hydrolase → MDAGGGLDSSYWKDLVPRLAAATGSKIITYDRSGLGDSDEVPGPWKVENAVSDLEAGLRELGVTRDVILVSHSQAGEVATYFTRAHRETVSGTVLVDANLPQLYTDGTIARLMALSTPQVEAAKADPSTKENRRLVATAANYVPAHRAYHRVSWPDSVPATVIVSGKTPFEGSPEDARLWREAAAAFVEAGPDRTLVTAEGSSHDVPVDRPDLVLGEIEKMIAARG, encoded by the coding sequence CTGGACGCGGGTGGGGGCCTGGACTCCTCGTACTGGAAGGACCTCGTTCCGAGACTCGCGGCGGCCACCGGATCGAAGATCATCACATACGACCGCTCCGGGCTCGGCGACAGCGACGAGGTGCCCGGTCCCTGGAAGGTGGAGAACGCCGTCAGCGATCTGGAGGCCGGTCTGCGGGAACTCGGCGTCACCCGGGACGTGATCCTGGTGTCGCACTCCCAGGCGGGCGAGGTCGCGACCTACTTCACCCGCGCGCACCGGGAGACGGTCTCCGGCACGGTACTGGTCGACGCGAACCTGCCGCAGCTCTACACCGACGGGACGATCGCCCGTCTCATGGCCCTGAGCACACCGCAGGTCGAGGCCGCGAAGGCGGATCCCTCGACGAAGGAGAACCGTCGACTGGTCGCCACCGCGGCGAACTACGTGCCGGCGCACCGGGCGTACCACCGGGTCTCCTGGCCCGACAGCGTCCCCGCCACCGTCATCGTGTCGGGGAAGACCCCGTTCGAAGGGTCGCCCGAGGACGCCCGGCTCTGGCGGGAGGCCGCCGCCGCGTTCGTGGAGGCCGGCCCCGACCGGACCCTCGTCACGGCCGAAGGCAGCTCGCACGACGTACCGGTGGACCGTCCCGACCTGGTGCTCGGCGAGATCGAGAAGATGATCGCCGCGCGCGGTTGA